A region from the Aphis gossypii isolate Hap1 chromosome 1, ASM2018417v2, whole genome shotgun sequence genome encodes:
- the LOC114129580 gene encoding proto-oncogene tyrosine-protein kinase ROS isoform X5 translates to MTMIDFYLLVTLVLAIEISAHSDSQKDNIIRLECNERCHLQNETTNHGELLCNSECVVNQCVRGCALWNEALNSNCSKVCDKFNENHNSPSKLYCTAGCNDAITLYFQKLQFEIGPLPSPTLVPDSLFDKSLKLQWKGVRLKNFKYKVQWKLENNPGNWQYCQKETWNNDSIIQLDNLRPFTNYQFRVILLLAWSGTMQFVVSEPSVVISTHPSRVPPTMIPEIVRTIPADSSISVTWAAIPFPLAPILSYHLTIQEPTKEYTIFKEILTGKENETEFFYMFRNLESAKNYSISLAARNEYGVGPMTNVFVKTLPMSIIKYTPEPVHLFLVSNHDIYVKTIEMMDTPVSVYFTNQTINSVSFNIHTNTTFIVDSSGTLLSLVNNKINTLLSTEKEILMDTTIDWLNNQLYILMSSKTNRNSIVYSIKKFDVEQKKLEEIISGFDYKPLQMKVDPCNGYLFFTTKIGLYRLDLSKKAKNLKMSSLLILQNKNIGPFVIDYLKFCLLVLFPKDNTIMSVSLDGQDITDIRNNTITALFNDAITLSHINGSFYWSNGSVLMGEDYFMNEQKYYQNIYPAMHFSYNLILSNFTDQQPIPVPRNPPQSLQAVSTSSKLKATWQVPHLLGGQGRSSWQGWSYLFKISINETDWKTIYTNKTEVLLNSLSPNTNYVIQVAAYSSSGQGPWSSEFIVKTLNHNVSVLWGNAQQILISDIMGDFIESISINEDENSIKNSSLNDVAWYEDCVFYVVNSSKINWLNLTSRQGNTLEDINSVQSIAIDWLGRKIYWADPSKQSILRENLFGGQRELLLASNIAKELKVESVGGYLYWSTGFSVKSSKLNGKEQHSYYTTDYFSGKRVMSLAVDSVGSWVYWILRENEKSKLFRAPTVEKLNDLNNQNPIKEFDNSCTQGPLFYVDHHLLWLQKGNDIMMSDTDGQYPAIIRAMNLNGIQTFSVRDQYAHPKPKGLETNVIPEEVDIRMIKVNPKINESVYEIIWEPVKTVNHGLVSYTVKVLEKEDSKIDSLFETPNTKVLVDSTPLEISIKASTVWGSSQVVTVYSPIPAVPSDIRIFANFSYDNYTMNIILQHSIIQNVSNYEVKCYYQLKNYWQACSKQSIVSTNTQTKWTGLSIYSDLMFKIRACSMAGCSGWSQDIIFNQTYYSANFKFKTALIYSISEIDIKIENLSFDWISKTLFWCEVAEHQSNIMAFDVRVKTVKIVMSRSNKIFPSSAVLSEGLFIWIEQIPDSNEKHILKSNMSGTDIESFVYSSNSNCNCSNLYPFDNVLTSYISNSGKMKLLWVEGKHRNIIVSDINGCKCSVIFPINSTLNLTSLAVDKNNIYWTTNQSMCSIRIKDLNDKPIMENNASLYCLNHITAVYTIDGLTESIKRPCPPGFPQVNQTLPSVYIVYWDPSESRVKSYSLERMIISEMRNKRSLNLNTTNWTTVYSGPQNHWFMSDVKRDLVFKFRVKAENHHGWWSEYRTSDEPFNPQYQVETLRNEDVPWKILITGFILICLFLTMLIKYLGSITFNTKGPMRPDVELGRLRERPTFLNMVNVGYQGAVLFQKKDKNELPSIKREQITLTKKLGSGAFGEVYEGKIKNIIKGEGEIRVAIKSLKEGATQCEVVEFLKEAKLMNNFKHKHILQLIGVCLDNDPNFIIMELMEEGDLLSYLRKNRQTNVLNLIDYIQMCIDVAEGCSYLEQMHFIHRDLACRNCLVSSSDPKERIIKIGDFGLARNIYTHDYYRKEGEALLPVRWMSPESLVDGVFTSQSDVWAFGVLLWEIMSLGQQPYPGLSNINVMYHVQHGGRLEKPINCPRPLYNLMVKCWSNLPEKRPKFSYCLKVLKSYIAMPLDYVNISHDPQLHSVSEKYTLDLITSCTDLQQELSSQPISNEGYEIPINITNNEYLELSCEYLDLSGTPTVNFSDNRDSESESIPEDINVYCNMNQEFSE, encoded by the exons tgtGTTAGAGGATGTGCTTTATGGAATGAAGCTCTTAATAGTAATTGTTCAAAAGTTTGT gacaaatttaatgaaaatcataattctccaagtaaattatattgtactgcAGGATGTAATGATgctattactttatattttcaaaaactccaat ttgaaATTGGTCCTTTACCATCTCCGACATTAGTACCAGATTCTCTGTTTGATAAATCTCTTAAACTCCAATGGAAGGGTGTaagattgaaaaattttaaatacaaagttCAAtggaaattagaaaataatccAGGAAATTGGCAATACTGCCAAAAAGAAACATGGAATAACGACTCTATTATACAATTGGATAATCTTCGGCCTTTTACAAATTatcaa tTTCGTGTGATATTACTGTTAGCATGGTCTGGAACAATGCAGTTTGTGGTTTCTGAACCAAGCGTGGTAATCAGCACACATCCCAGCAGAGTACCACCTACAATGATACCAGAAATTGTGAGAACAATTCCTGCAGATTCTAGTATATCAGTTACATGGGCTGCTATTCCTTTTCCTTTAGCCCCAATCCTTTCCTATCATTTGACCATCCAAGAGCCTACAAAAGAATACACCATCTTCAAG GAAATATTGACTGGTAAAGAAAATGAAACagagtttttttatatgttccGTAATTTGGAATCtgcaaaaaattattcaatttcacTTGCTGCTAGAAATGAATATGGTGTCGGACCAATGACCAATGTCTTTGTCAAAACCCTCCCCATgtcaataa taaaatatactcCTGAACCTGTACACTTATTCCTTGTATCTAATCATGACATTTATGTGAAAACTATAGAAATGATGGATACACCTGTTAGTGTTTATTTCacaaatcaaacaataaata gtgtatcatttaatatacatacaaatactaCTTTCATTGTGGATTCGTCGGGTACTTTATTGTCACTAGTCAATAACAAGATAAACACCCTATTAAGTacagaaaaagaaatattaatggaCACCACTATTGATTGGCTAAATAatcaactatatattttaatgtcatcaaaaacaaatagaaaCTCCATAGTGTATAGTATAAAGAAATTTGAtgtagaacaaaaaaaattagaagaaATAATTTCTGGTTTTGATTATAAACCACTCCAAATGAAAGTGGATCCTTGCAATGG gtatttatttttcacaacaAAAATTGGTTTATATCGGTTGGACTTAagtaaaaaagcaaaaaacttaaaaatgtcaagCTTGTTaattctacaaaataaaaatattggaccATTTGTTATTgactatttgaaattttgtttgttgGTGTTATTCCCAAAAGATAACACAATAATGTCTGTTTCGTTAGATGG TCAAGATATAACAGATATTAGAAATAACACAATTACTGCCTTGTTTAACGATGCAATAACCCTATCACATATTAATGGATCTTTTTATTGGTCAAATGGTTCAGTATTGATGGGAGAAGACTATTTTATgaatgaacaaaaatattatcaaaatatatatccaGCTATGCATTTttcttacaatttaattttatctaattttactGATCAACAACCAATACCAGTTCCAAGAAATCCACCACAGTCATTACAAGCAGTTTCTACATCTAGTAAACTGAAGGCTACTTGGCAGGTTCCACATTTATTAGGTGGAcaag GGCGTAGTTCGTGGCAAGGTTGGTcttatttgttcaaaatatcaattaatgaaACAGATTGgaaaactatatatactaataaaacagAAGTGTTATTAAATTCACTATCACCAAATACAAATTACGTAATACAAGTAGCTGCTTATTCGTCTTCTGGTCAAGGACCGTGGTCATCAGAgtttatagtaaaaacattaaatcataatgttTCTGTACTTTGGGGAAATGCACAACAAATTTTGATATCTGATATCATGGGTGATTTTATAGaatcaatttcaattaatgaagatgaa aaCAGTATTAAGAATTCTTCATTAAATGATGTTGCTTGGTATGAAGATTGTGTTTTTTATGTAGTTAattcaagtaaaattaattggcTAAATCTAACAAGCCGTCAAGGAAATACATTAGAAGATATTAATAGTGTTCAAAGTATTGCAATTGACTGGTTGGgtcgaaaaatatattgggCAGATCCATCAAAACAATca atattaagaGAAAATTTATTTGGAGGTCAAAGAGAATTGCTTTTAGCTTCAAATATTGCTAAAGAATTGAAAGTAGAATCTGTTGGTGGTTACTTATATTGGTCAACAGGATTTTCAGTGAAATCTTCAAAACTCAATGGAAAAGAACAACACAGTTATTATACAACAGATTACTTTTCTGGAAAAAGgg ttatgaGTTTGGCCGTGGATTCAGTTGGTAGTTGGGTGTATTGGATACTTCgggaaaatgaaaaatcaaaattattccgTGCTCCAACTGTTGAGAAActgaatgatttaaataatcaaaacccTATTAAAGAATTTGATAACTCGTGCACtcaag GACCTTTATTCTATGTAGACCATCATTTGCTGTGGCTTCAAAAAGGTAATGACATAATGATGAGTGATACAGATGGCCAATATCCAGCAATTATACGAGCTATGAATTTAAATGGTATTCAAACATTTAGTGTACGTGACCAATATGCTCATCCAAAACCAAaag gtttAGAAACAAATGTTATTCCTGAAGAAGTGGACATAAGAATGATAAAAGTTAAtcctaaaattaatgaaagtgTGTATGAAATTATCTGGGAGCCTGTGAAAACTGTTAATCATGGATTAGTTTCTTATACTGTTAAAGTTTTGGAAAAAGAAGACAGTAAAATTGATTCTTta TTTGAAACACCAAATACCAAGGTACTAGTTGATAGTACACCTTTAGAAATTAGTATCAAAGCTTCTACAGTTTGGGGTTCATCTCAAGTAGTAACAGTTTATTCGCCAATTCCTGCTGTACCATCAGACATACGTATTTTTGCAAACTTCAGTTATGATAACTATACCATGAATATCATACTTCAACATtctataattcaaaatgtttcaaactacgaagttaaatgttattatcaattaaaaaattattggcaAGCGTGTTCTAAACAATCTATCGTATCAACTAACACACAAACAAAATGGACAGGACTTTCTATTTATTcagatttaatgtttaaa atacgAGCTTGTTCTATGGCTGGCTGTAGTGGATGGAgtcaagatataatatttaatcaaacttaTTACTctgcaaattttaaatttaaaactgctTTA atttattcaatttctgaaatagatataaaaattgaaaatctttCATTTGATTGGATATCAAAAACACTTTTTTGGTGTGAAGTTGCTGAACATCAATCAAACATTATGGCTTTTGATGTCAGAGTAAAAACCGTTAAAATAGTAATGTCtagatcaaataaaatatttccatcCTCAGCTGTTCTTTCTGaagg tttatttatttggattGAACAAATTCCTGATTCCAATGAAAagcatatattaaaaagtaacatGAGTGGTACTGATATTGAATCTTTTGTATATTCTAGCAATAGTAATTGCAATTGTTCTAATTTGTACCCGTTTGATAATGTATTAACATCTTACATATCAAATAGTGGCAAAATGAAACTTCTGTGGGTTGAAGGCaaacatagaaatattattgtttcggATATTAATGGTTGTAAATGTTCAGTTATATTTCCTATAAattcaacattaaatttaacatcgcTGGcagttgataaaaataatatatactggaCAACGAACCAATCGATGTGTTCAATAAgaattaaagatttaaatgataaacccattatggaaaataatgcatcattatattgtttaaatcatataacagCTGTTTATACGATTGATGGATTAACTGAATCAA tcaaaAGACCGTGCCCACCTGGATTTCCTCAAGTAAATCAAACATTACCATctgtttatatagtatattgggATCCATCAGAATCGCGTGTTAAAAGTTATTCTTTAGAAAGGATGATTATAAGTGAAATGAGAAATAAaagaagtttaaatttaaatacaactaaCTGGACAACTGTTTACAGTGGACCTC aaAATCATTGGTTCATGTCTGATGTGAAACGTgacttagtatttaaattccGCGTTAAGGCAGAGAATCATCACGGTTGGTGGAGTGAATATAGAACATCTGATGAACCATTCAACCCCCAATACCAAGTAGAAACTTTAAGAAATGAAGATGTCCcttggaaaatattaataacaggatttattttgatttgccTTTTCTTGACAATGTTAATTAagtatt taggcTCGATTACATTCAATACCAAAGGACCGATGAGGCCTGATGTTGAATTAGGGAGACTTCGAGAAAGAcccacatttttaaatatggtaAATGTGGGTTACCAAGGTGCTGTGTTGTtccaaaaaaaagataaaaatgaattaccaAGTATAAAAAGAGAGCAAATAacactaacaaaaaaattgggaTCAGGTGCTTTTGGAGAAGTGTATgaaggaaaaattaaaaatattataaaaggagAAGGTGAAATACGTGTTGCCATTAAATCATTGAAAGAAGGTGCTACTCAATGTGAAGtagtagaatttttaaaagaagcaAAACTAATGAATAACTTCAagcataaacatattttacaattgatTGGAGTATGTTTAGATAATGATcctaattttatcattatggaACTTATGGAAGAAGGTGatctattaagttatttaagaaaaaacagACAAACTAAT GTATTAAATCTTATTGACTATATACAAATGTGTATTGATGTGGCAGAAGGATGTTCATATTTGGAACAGATGCATTTTATTCATCGTGATTTAGCTTGTCGTAATTGTTTAGTATCATCTTCTGACCCTAAAGagcgaattataaaaattggtgATTTTGGATTAGCGAGAAATATCTATACTCATGATTATTATCGAAAAGAAGGAGAAGCTTTACTACCTGTTCg ATGGATGTCACCAGAATCACTAGTAGATGGTGTTTTTACCAGTCAATCTGATGTTTGGGCTTTTGGAGTTTTACTATGGGAAATCATGTCTCTGGGTCAACAGCCTTATCCAGGATTGTCTAacataaatgttatgtatCATGTTCAACATGGCGGAAGGCTTGAAAAACCAATTAATTGTCCAAGGCCCTT ATATAATTTGATGGTAAAATGTTGGTCAAATTTACCTGAAAAACGACCGAAATTTTCATActgtttaaaagttttaaaatcatatattgcCATGCCGTTGGATTATGTTAACATCTCTCATGATC caCAATTGCATAGTGTATCAGAAAAATACACGTTAGATCTGATAACGTCATGTACAGATTTGCAACAAGAATTATCATCTCAACCCATAAGTAATGAAGGGTATGAAATTCCTATTAATATAACGAATAATGAATATCTAGAGTTATCATGCGAATACCTAGATTTATCTGGAACACCTACAGTTAATTTTTCTGATAATAGAGATTCAGAATCAGAATCGATTCCTGAagatataaatgtgtattgtaACATGAACCAAGAATTTTCAGAATGA